The following proteins come from a genomic window of Mariniflexile sp. TRM1-10:
- the recO gene encoding DNA repair protein RecO, which produces MLITTNAIVLSKLKYKDNDLIVKCYTQQLGIVDFLLRGVLKNKKSNTKAAYFQPLSQLQLSIHYKENRSLQSISDTKVNQVYSSLHTHVLKSAIVMFLSEVLSSTLKEEEPNETLFNYIETTLLWLDEQSEFSNFHLLFLLNLSKYLGFYPETSNTECSYFNLKEGKFETNQHDNYTISGENLILLKQLLGTTFDALPAVKINSKQRQSFLSMMLLYFELHLGSFKPPKSLQVFNQVFN; this is translated from the coding sequence ATGCTTATTACTACAAACGCTATTGTTCTTTCAAAATTAAAATATAAAGACAACGATTTAATTGTAAAATGCTATACCCAGCAGTTAGGTATTGTTGATTTTTTGTTACGGGGCGTTTTAAAAAACAAAAAATCCAACACCAAAGCAGCTTATTTTCAGCCACTTTCGCAATTGCAATTAAGCATTCATTATAAAGAAAATAGGTCGCTCCAGAGCATTAGTGACACTAAAGTAAATCAAGTATATAGTAGTTTGCATACCCATGTTTTAAAAAGTGCTATTGTTATGTTTTTGTCTGAAGTTTTATCAAGTACTTTAAAAGAAGAAGAGCCTAACGAGACACTGTTTAACTATATAGAAACCACGTTGTTATGGTTGGATGAGCAATCTGAATTTTCAAATTTTCATTTATTATTCTTATTGAATTTATCCAAATACCTAGGTTTTTACCCAGAAACATCTAATACAGAATGTTCTTATTTTAATTTGAAAGAAGGCAAGTTTGAAACCAATCAGCATGATAATTACACCATTTCGGGTGAAAATTTAATACTTTTAAAACAGTTGTTGGGCACAACATTTGATGCCTTACCAGCAGTAAAGATAAATTCAAAACAGAGACAATCATTTTTAAGTATGATGTTGCTTTATTTTGAATTACATTTGGGAAGTTTTAAACCACCAAAATCACTGCAAGTATTTAATCAAGTTTTTAATTAA
- the porZ gene encoding type IX secretion system anionic LPS delivery protein PorZ, protein MIKRLLVFIICLVPLIQNAQDFSALWKGHFSYYNIKQVAQGNNKIYAAAENAVFSIDILSNEIKELNTINGLSGETISTIYYSDVYELLVIGYESGLIEIAFDDDDKILTVVDIIEKPTIPAVQKRVNHFNAYGKVVYISTNYGISVFNLERLEFGDTYFIGNGGSQIQIKQTAVFGDYIYAACADGNGLRKALVTSLNLIDYQNWQTVTTGNFTAVETVVDMLYVVNTNRQIFQVVNDVLNQVFQYDTVPLDVKNVESNLVVTTPNNVFVYDASFNIISQVPTNTEFATKYTSATIDANYIYIGTTDFGVLKTPLTAPTTFEEIHPEGPLLNIPFSLNAEPDGLWVTFGDYNTSFNPYPLNSRGFSHLKNSEWINTPYEEVFDAKCLNTIAVNPSNNNQVFISSFFSGLLEVNEETPTILYNETNSGLESLILPSNPNYIDIRVGASAFDANGLLWTISSLINKPLKSFNPSNNQWKSYSFTDVIPAEYGSNIGFGDLVIGSDNTKWVASYNYGLIGFNENGNTPKIKSVYKEDENMPDTYATALALDKRNQLWIGTFRGLRVLYNTSNFFEDNVSVDEIIILEDGIAKELLFQQFITDIEVDGSNNKWIGTADSGIFYLSSDGQKTIYHFTKDNSPLPSNTIADVSIDDTNGIVYIATSKGLVSFRSGGSSPFETLENAYAYPNPVRPNFNIVDQKVKIKDISENVNIKITDIEGNLVAEAQSRTNQRHSGYNLEIDGGTAYWNGKNMANNVVASGVYLVMLSDLDSYETKVLKIMVVR, encoded by the coding sequence ATGATCAAAAGACTCCTTGTATTCATAATTTGTTTAGTGCCATTAATTCAAAATGCACAAGATTTTTCTGCGCTTTGGAAAGGGCATTTTTCATATTACAATATAAAGCAAGTTGCCCAAGGCAATAATAAAATTTATGCTGCTGCCGAAAATGCTGTTTTTAGTATTGATATACTTTCAAACGAAATAAAAGAACTAAATACTATTAATGGCCTATCGGGTGAAACAATTTCAACCATTTACTATAGCGACGTTTATGAATTATTGGTTATTGGTTATGAAAGTGGACTTATTGAAATTGCTTTTGATGATGATGATAAAATCCTAACAGTTGTAGACATTATTGAAAAACCAACCATTCCTGCCGTACAAAAAAGAGTAAACCATTTTAATGCCTATGGAAAGGTGGTTTATATATCAACAAACTACGGGATTTCGGTGTTTAATTTAGAGCGCTTAGAATTTGGTGATACTTATTTTATAGGTAATGGTGGTAGCCAAATACAAATAAAACAAACTGCTGTTTTTGGAGATTATATTTATGCTGCTTGTGCTGATGGGAATGGCTTAAGAAAAGCATTGGTTACAAGCCTTAATTTAATAGATTACCAAAACTGGCAAACCGTTACAACGGGTAATTTTACTGCGGTTGAAACGGTAGTGGATATGCTGTATGTTGTAAATACAAACAGACAAATATTTCAAGTAGTAAACGATGTTTTAAACCAGGTATTTCAATATGACACGGTTCCTTTGGATGTTAAGAATGTTGAAAGTAATTTGGTGGTTACAACACCAAATAATGTGTTTGTTTATGATGCCAGTTTCAACATTATTTCACAAGTTCCAACAAATACAGAATTTGCCACAAAGTATACTTCTGCTACGATAGATGCCAATTATATATATATAGGGACCACCGATTTTGGAGTTTTAAAAACGCCACTTACAGCACCTACAACTTTTGAAGAAATACATCCCGAAGGACCACTGTTAAATATACCATTTTCTTTAAATGCAGAACCTGATGGATTGTGGGTTACTTTCGGAGATTATAATACGTCTTTTAACCCCTATCCGTTAAACAGCAGAGGCTTCAGTCATCTTAAAAACAGCGAGTGGATAAACACCCCTTATGAGGAAGTTTTTGATGCCAAATGTTTAAACACGATTGCTGTAAACCCATCAAACAATAACCAAGTGTTTATAAGTTCGTTTTTTAGTGGTTTGTTAGAAGTTAATGAGGAAACTCCAACCATTTTATATAATGAAACCAATAGTGGCTTAGAATCTTTGATTTTACCCAGCAATCCTAATTATATTGACATTAGGGTAGGTGCTTCGGCTTTTGATGCTAATGGACTTTTATGGACGATTTCCAGTTTAATAAACAAACCATTAAAATCATTTAACCCTAGTAATAACCAGTGGAAATCGTATAGTTTTACAGATGTAATCCCTGCCGAATATGGCTCTAATATAGGTTTTGGAGATTTGGTTATTGGAAGCGATAATACCAAATGGGTGGCAAGCTATAATTACGGTCTTATCGGATTTAATGAAAATGGCAATACTCCAAAAATAAAAAGTGTTTATAAAGAAGACGAAAATATGCCAGACACATATGCAACAGCTTTGGCTTTAGATAAAAGAAACCAACTTTGGATTGGTACTTTCAGAGGCTTGCGTGTTTTATATAATACCTCCAATTTTTTTGAAGACAACGTTAGCGTAGATGAAATTATTATTTTAGAAGATGGCATCGCGAAAGAGTTACTCTTTCAACAGTTTATTACAGATATTGAAGTAGATGGCTCCAATAATAAATGGATAGGAACTGCCGATTCGGGCATATTTTATTTGTCTTCCGATGGCCAAAAAACCATTTATCATTTCACCAAAGACAATTCGCCTTTGCCATCAAATACGATCGCAGATGTTTCTATAGACGATACCAATGGCATTGTTTACATAGCTACAAGTAAAGGACTGGTGTCTTTTCGTTCTGGTGGTTCAAGCCCTTTTGAGACTTTAGAAAATGCTTATGCTTATCCAAACCCTGTAAGACCAAACTTTAATATTGTAGATCAGAAAGTAAAAATTAAAGATATTTCAGAAAACGTCAATATAAAAATAACCGATATTGAAGGTAATTTGGTAGCCGAAGCACAATCTAGAACCAATCAACGCCATAGCGGTTATAATCTTGAAATTGATGGTGGAACAGCTTACTGGAACGGTAAAAATATGGCTAATAATGTGGTCGCTTCGGGGGTGTATCTCGTTATGCTTTCAGATTTAGATTCATACGAAACAAAAGTTTTAAAAATAATGGTGGTTAGATAA
- the gdhA gene encoding NADP-specific glutamate dehydrogenase, which yields MKSNVEAFLDLVKERNGNEPEFLQAVEEVAETVIPYIVEHDIYYGKNILLRMVEPERVITFRVCWVNDAGEIQVNRGYRIQMNSAIGPYKGGLRFHPTVNMSILKFLAFEQVFKNSLTTLPMGGGKGGSDFDPKGKSDGEVMRFCHAFMSELFRHIGPNTDIPAGDIGVGAREVGFLFGMYKKLKNEFTGVLTGKGLSWGGSLIRPEATGYGTVYFAQKMLETKGHDLKGKQVVVSGSGNVAQYAVEKCIQLGANVLTMSDSSGYIYDADGINAEKLALIMELKNVKRARISAYLETYPNAKFIKGKTPWEVKCDIALPCATQNELNDEDAKTLLKNGCICVSEGANMPSTIQAVREFHKARILYAPGKASNAGGVATSGLEMTQNSLRYNWTRDEVDLKLKDIMSNIHDSCTKYGAQEDGYIDYVKGANIAGFVKVADAMLAQGIV from the coding sequence AAACTGTAATTCCTTACATCGTTGAACACGATATATATTATGGAAAAAACATTTTGCTAAGAATGGTGGAACCCGAACGTGTTATCACATTTCGTGTTTGCTGGGTAAACGATGCTGGTGAAATTCAGGTAAATAGAGGGTACAGAATTCAAATGAATTCGGCGATTGGACCCTATAAAGGCGGTTTGCGTTTTCACCCTACTGTTAATATGAGCATCTTAAAATTTTTAGCTTTCGAACAAGTGTTTAAAAATAGCTTGACCACTTTGCCAATGGGTGGCGGAAAAGGGGGCAGTGATTTTGATCCTAAAGGAAAAAGCGATGGTGAAGTTATGCGCTTTTGCCATGCATTTATGAGTGAGTTATTTAGACATATTGGACCGAATACCGATATACCTGCAGGCGATATTGGCGTAGGTGCCAGAGAAGTTGGTTTCCTTTTCGGAATGTACAAAAAACTAAAAAATGAATTTACTGGTGTTTTAACAGGAAAGGGGTTGTCTTGGGGCGGCTCTTTAATAAGACCAGAAGCAACAGGTTACGGAACCGTTTATTTTGCCCAAAAAATGCTGGAAACAAAAGGGCACGATTTAAAAGGCAAACAGGTTGTGGTATCGGGTTCTGGTAATGTGGCACAATATGCTGTTGAAAAATGTATTCAATTAGGCGCTAATGTACTAACCATGTCCGATTCATCAGGATATATTTATGATGCTGACGGGATAAATGCGGAAAAATTAGCACTTATCATGGAGCTTAAAAACGTTAAAAGAGCAAGAATAAGCGCTTATTTAGAAACATATCCTAATGCCAAATTTATTAAAGGTAAAACACCTTGGGAAGTAAAATGTGATATCGCTTTGCCTTGTGCCACCCAAAACGAGTTAAATGATGAAGATGCAAAAACGCTTTTAAAAAATGGCTGTATATGTGTTAGCGAAGGTGCTAATATGCCATCTACTATTCAGGCAGTTCGGGAATTTCATAAGGCTCGAATTTTATATGCACCAGGAAAAGCATCCAATGCCGGTGGTGTTGCGACGTCTGGTTTAGAAATGACCCAAAATTCGTTACGATATAACTGGACTAGAGATGAAGTTGATTTAAAACTAAAAGATATAATGTCCAACATTCATGATTCTTGTACTAAATATGGCGCACAGGAAGATGGCTATATCGATTATGTTAAAGGAGCCAATATTGCAGGTTTTGTTAAAGTAGCCGACGCCATGTTAGCACAAGGTATTGTGTAG
- a CDS encoding TonB-dependent receptor plug domain-containing protein, with translation MKFFFAISFFLFASIQLEAQNIKVLNSLTREPIFGVAIYNIDKSKSTVTNFLGEASLDEFSDNEIIYFKHLSHVLKEITKHQLEQSNRVYLESNTEGLDEIVISASKFEQSKRDIPQKIININAEAIQFGNPQTSADLLESTGQVYVQKSQLGGGSPMIRGFSTNRLLITVDGVRMNNAIFRGGNLQSVISIDPFSIQNTEVTLGSGSVIYGSDAIGGVMSFYTQQPETSLTDSLFFKANTIVRYATASDEKTAHIDFNLGYKKWAFLTNVSYSDFGDLRMGKHGPISYLRPEFALATNSGDVIIQNNNPLVQKVTGYQQLNLLQKVHFKPQDNLSFNLGLFYTTTSDYPRYDRLIRYKNDVLRSAEWSYGPQNWFMSNLQIIKLSSHSNLYDKIKATIAYQNFQESRMDRDFQSDIRNLGNEAVDAYSFNLDFEKTLALKTKLFYGLEYVYNKVMSQGEEENISTNITIPTVSRYPNGASWQSAAAYTSIKYKPNLKLVFQSGLRFNYITSHADFSENNVYLNLPFNRAHNESSALTGTAGIRWSPNAILQWKLNASSAFRAPNIDDIGKVFDSEPGSVVVPNNNLKPEYAYGGELGLKLNFNEKFVLDLSSYYTYLDNALVRRYFALNGETQIMYAGELSNVQAIQNASKAWIYGFEVGMKLALTNQLKLTSQYSVVGGSEVDDGVEVPVRHAAPNFGNTHLVWEHNNLKFDVFAVYNNELSYYQLAPSEIEKDYIYAKDANGNPYSPSWYTLNFRSQYQISESTSITASLENITNQRYKTYSSGIAAAGRNFILSLKYSL, from the coding sequence ATGAAGTTTTTTTTTGCTATTTCATTCTTTTTATTTGCGTCCATACAACTTGAGGCTCAAAACATTAAGGTGCTAAATAGCCTTACGAGAGAACCTATTTTTGGTGTAGCTATTTATAATATAGACAAGTCTAAAAGTACGGTTACCAACTTTTTGGGAGAAGCGTCTTTAGATGAGTTTTCAGATAATGAAATTATTTATTTCAAACACTTATCGCACGTCCTTAAAGAAATAACCAAGCATCAGTTAGAGCAATCAAACAGGGTATATTTGGAATCTAATACAGAAGGTTTAGACGAAATTGTTATATCGGCATCCAAGTTCGAACAAAGTAAACGCGATATTCCCCAGAAAATAATCAATATCAATGCCGAGGCCATTCAATTTGGAAACCCACAAACCAGTGCCGATTTATTGGAAAGCACCGGGCAAGTATATGTACAGAAAAGTCAGCTAGGTGGCGGAAGCCCTATGATTAGAGGATTTTCAACAAATCGATTGTTAATTACAGTAGATGGCGTTAGAATGAACAATGCTATTTTTAGAGGCGGTAATTTACAAAGCGTTATTTCTATCGATCCCTTTTCAATACAAAACACCGAAGTTACCTTGGGCTCTGGCTCAGTTATTTATGGAAGCGATGCCATTGGCGGCGTTATGAGTTTTTATACCCAACAACCAGAAACATCGTTAACCGATTCGTTATTTTTCAAAGCGAATACTATAGTGAGATATGCCACAGCAAGCGATGAAAAAACAGCTCACATTGATTTTAACCTGGGTTACAAAAAATGGGCATTTTTGACGAATGTCAGTTACAGCGATTTTGGCGATTTACGTATGGGAAAACATGGCCCTATCTCGTATTTACGCCCCGAATTTGCTCTAGCAACCAATAGTGGTGATGTTATAATACAAAATAACAATCCATTGGTGCAAAAAGTAACAGGTTACCAACAATTAAATTTATTACAAAAAGTACATTTTAAACCTCAAGACAATTTAAGTTTTAATTTAGGATTGTTTTACACCACTACCTCCGATTATCCCAGATACGACCGATTGATTCGTTACAAAAACGACGTGTTACGTTCGGCCGAATGGAGTTATGGGCCGCAAAACTGGTTTATGTCCAACTTGCAAATTATTAAATTAAGTAGCCATTCCAATCTATACGATAAAATAAAAGCCACCATAGCCTATCAAAATTTTCAGGAAAGCAGAATGGATAGAGACTTTCAATCCGACATAAGGAATTTAGGAAACGAAGCCGTAGATGCCTATTCTTTTAATTTGGATTTTGAAAAAACCCTAGCGCTTAAAACCAAACTTTTTTATGGTTTAGAATACGTTTACAACAAGGTAATGTCGCAGGGTGAAGAAGAAAATATAAGTACTAACATCACCATTCCAACCGTTTCAAGATATCCTAATGGGGCTAGTTGGCAATCGGCGGCGGCTTATACAAGTATTAAATACAAGCCCAATTTAAAGCTTGTATTTCAGTCGGGGTTGCGTTTTAATTATATAACCTCTCATGCTGATTTTTCAGAAAACAATGTGTATTTAAACTTGCCTTTTAATAGGGCTCATAACGAATCATCGGCACTTACAGGAACTGCGGGAATCCGTTGGTCGCCTAACGCCATATTGCAATGGAAATTAAATGCATCATCGGCGTTCAGAGCACCCAATATAGACGATATTGGTAAAGTATTCGACTCGGAACCGGGTTCAGTAGTTGTGCCAAACAATAACTTAAAGCCTGAATATGCTTATGGAGGCGAACTGGGTTTGAAACTTAATTTTAATGAAAAGTTTGTTTTAGACCTAAGCAGTTATTACACCTATTTAGATAATGCTTTAGTACGACGTTATTTTGCTTTAAATGGCGAAACCCAAATTATGTATGCTGGCGAATTAAGTAACGTGCAAGCCATACAAAACGCTTCAAAAGCTTGGATTTATGGGTTTGAAGTTGGTATGAAATTAGCCTTAACCAATCAATTAAAGTTAACCTCACAATATAGTGTGGTTGGTGGTAGTGAAGTAGATGATGGGGTTGAGGTACCGGTTAGACATGCAGCACCTAACTTTGGAAATACCCATTTGGTTTGGGAACATAATAATCTAAAATTCGATGTCTTTGCGGTTTATAATAACGAATTGTCTTACTATCAATTAGCACCTTCCGAAATTGAAAAAGATTATATATACGCCAAAGACGCCAATGGTAATCCGTATAGCCCGTCGTGGTACACGCTTAATTTTAGAAGTCAGTATCAAATAAGTGAATCGACAAGTATAACCGCTAGTTTAGAGAACATTACGAACCAACGCTATAAAACCTATTCGTCGGGTATTGCAGCAGCGGGTAGAAATTTTATTTTGTCTTTAAAATATAGTTTGTAA